The following proteins come from a genomic window of Clupea harengus chromosome 22, Ch_v2.0.2, whole genome shotgun sequence:
- the trmo gene encoding LOW QUALITY PROTEIN: tRNA (adenine(37)-N6)-methyltransferase (The sequence of the model RefSeq protein was modified relative to this genomic sequence to represent the inferred CDS: inserted 2 bases in 1 codon; deleted 5 bases in 4 codons) yields MSQPSCSCCGDHVKSLQQQISVMRKELKNLRQRADSSTRSNRKHMTTLQSVLSTISQDPHIKVSEPNADEKLESDNNTDLPFLGCINTVPIGYINSCFGPKMVTPRQPTVCGPSRATLQIQQTVFSNPDHPLIGLEQYSHVWIIFLFHKNGHLSFKAKVKPPRLNGQRVGVYSTRSPXPPNALGLTLAKLERVVGDTLHLSGVDMIMGTPVLDIKPYIPDYDCPHARVGAGSEEGSLPSGEEPEDERDARQPVPPATNTAGASSTLRQASSKEDGFSPLGAVLSEVKDYLQQGEFAISRPAEDGAVEAEHSDMVLAGPPGELAGKLHFGEESYSTIASWIRQPPVSTLEVRFTHNAERELKEFVASDSTVIGKPRFRFLKNSDEAVAAVRAVLSADPRSVYRRTRCQDRLFYFTMDTADITCWFGDGFAEVLRVQPLKL; encoded by the exons ATGTCACAGCCGTCTTGCAGCTGTTGTGGAGATCATGTCAAGAGTCTCCAGCAGCAAATATCGGTCATGCGAAAGGAGCTGAAAAATCTAAG GCAGCGCGCAGATAGCTCCACACGCTCA AACAGGAAACACATGACTACTTTACAGTCGGTTTTGTCAACCATTAGTCAAGACCCGCACATCAAAGTGTCGGAGCCAAATGCTGATGAAAAGTTGGAAAGTGAC AATAACACTGATTTGCCATTTTTAGGATGTATCAACACAGTTCCCATTGGGTACATAAACTCTTGCTTTGGC CCAAAAATGGTAACTCCACGACAGCCTACTGTATGTGGTCCATCTCGTGCTACCCTGCAGATTCAGCAGACTGTCTTCAGCAATCCAGACCATCCCCTGATTGGACTGGAACAGTACTCACATGTGTG GATAATCTTCCTCTTCCACAAGAATGGTCACCTGAGCTTTAAGGCCAAAGTGAAGCCTCCACGTCTGAATGGCCAGAGGGTGGGAGTGTACTCCACTCGGAGCCC ACCGCCCAATGCCCTGGGCTTGACTTTGGCCAAGCTTGAGCGGGTTGtag GTGATACACTTCACTTGTCAGGCGTTGATATGATTATGGGC ACTCCTGTCCTGGACATAAAGCCATACATTCCGGACTATGACTGTCCACATGCTCGTGTCGGGGCAGGTTCAGAGGAGGGTAGCTTGCCCTCGGGAGAGGAgccagaggatgagaggga tgcCAGGCAGCCAGTCCCTCcagccacaaacacagcaggggCTTCATCAACACTCCGCCAAGCCTCGTCCAAAGAGGATGGCTTCAGTCCTTTAGGAGCGGTGCTGTCTGAGGTGAAGGACTACCTCCAGCAGGGGGAGTTTGCCATAAGCAGGCCTGCTGAAGACGGAGCAGTAGAAGCAGAGCACAGTGACATGGTTCTCGCTGGACCTCCGGGGGAGCTGGCAGGCAAGCTCCACTTTGGAGAGGAGTCCTACAGCACCATTGCTTCCTGGATCAGACAGCCTCCCGTGAGCACCCTGGAGGTGCGCTTCACCCACAATGCTGAGAGAGAGCTCAAAGAGTTTGTGGCCTCTGATAGTACAG TAATTGGGAAGCCGAGATTCAGGTTCCTGAAAAACTCTGATGAGGCGGTGGCTGCCGTTAGAGCTGTTCTGTCTGCTGATCCTCGCTCCGTTTACCGACGAACCCGTTGCCAGGACCGCCTCTTCTACTTCACCATGGATACGGCTGATATCACCTGCTGGTTTGGAGACGGTTTTGCGGAGGTGTTACGAGTTCAGCCTCTGAAGCTTTAG
- the anp32b gene encoding acidic leucine-rich nuclear phosphoprotein 32 family member B isoform X2, with protein MASLQRLTESLHLSIVRELVLDNCRSNEGKIEGLTAEFVNLEFLSLINVGLISVSNLPKLGKLKKLELSDNRISGGLDVLAEKLPNLTHLNLSGNKLKDISTLEPLKKLDHLKSLDLFNCEVTNLNDYRESVFKLLPQLTYLDGYDMEDREASDSDGEVDGVDDDDDEEGEEEEDEDGEEEDFDEEEDDDDEVEGEEDDDDVSGEDEEEGVVRVGRVGGVGGVDDDDDDDDDDDDDDDDDEDEDEVGKGEKRKREADDEDDDDDDDEDDD; from the exons ATGGCTAGCTTACAGAGGCTAACAGAATCGTTGCATTTGTCAATT GTACGAGAGCTTGTTCTCGACAATTGTAGATCCAATGAGGGAAAAATTGAAGGCCTCACAGCAGAATTTGTCAATCTTGAATTTCTCAGTTTGATAAATGTGGGATTAATCTCTGTCTCCAACCTCCCAAAACTTGGAAAACTCAAAAAG tTGGAGCTAAGTGACAACAGAATTTCAGGTGGCCTTGATGTTTTAGCAGAGAAACTCCCAAATCTTACACACCTAAACTTAAGTGGGAACAAACTGAAAGACATCAGCACATTGGAGCCTTTG AAAAAGCTTGACCACCTGAAAAGTCTCGACCTCTTCAACTGTGAAGTCACAAACCTCAATGACTACCGGGAGAGTGTATTCAAACTCTTACCCCAGCTCACCTATCTGGACGGCTATGACATGGAAGATCGGGAGGCCTCAGATTCTGATGGAGAAGTTGATGGAgttgatgatgacgatgatgagg agggagaggaggaagaggatgaggatggagaggaggaagactttgacgaggaggaggacgatgatgatgaggtggaaggagaggaagatgatgatgatgtcagtgGAGAAGATGAG GAAGAAGGCGTTGTACGGGTTGGACGGGTTGGAGGGGTAGGAGGGgtagatgatgatgacgatgatgatgacgacgacgatgatgacgatgacgacGACGAAG ATGAGGATGAGGTTGGCAAAGGCGagaagagaaagcgagaggcagatgacgaagatgatgatgacgacgacgatgaggatgatgattAA
- the anp32b gene encoding acidic leucine-rich nuclear phosphoprotein 32 family member B isoform X1 — protein sequence MDMKKRIHLELRNRTPSDVRELVLDNCRSNEGKIEGLTAEFVNLEFLSLINVGLISVSNLPKLGKLKKLELSDNRISGGLDVLAEKLPNLTHLNLSGNKLKDISTLEPLKKLDHLKSLDLFNCEVTNLNDYRESVFKLLPQLTYLDGYDMEDREASDSDGEVDGVDDDDDEEGEEEEDEDGEEEDFDEEEDDDDEVEGEEDDDDVSGEDEEEGVVRVGRVGGVGGVDDDDDDDDDDDDDDDDDEDEDEVGKGEKRKREADDEDDDDDDDEDDD from the exons ATGGACATGAAAAAAAGGATCCACTTGGAACTAAGAAACAGGACACCATCTGAT GTACGAGAGCTTGTTCTCGACAATTGTAGATCCAATGAGGGAAAAATTGAAGGCCTCACAGCAGAATTTGTCAATCTTGAATTTCTCAGTTTGATAAATGTGGGATTAATCTCTGTCTCCAACCTCCCAAAACTTGGAAAACTCAAAAAG tTGGAGCTAAGTGACAACAGAATTTCAGGTGGCCTTGATGTTTTAGCAGAGAAACTCCCAAATCTTACACACCTAAACTTAAGTGGGAACAAACTGAAAGACATCAGCACATTGGAGCCTTTG AAAAAGCTTGACCACCTGAAAAGTCTCGACCTCTTCAACTGTGAAGTCACAAACCTCAATGACTACCGGGAGAGTGTATTCAAACTCTTACCCCAGCTCACCTATCTGGACGGCTATGACATGGAAGATCGGGAGGCCTCAGATTCTGATGGAGAAGTTGATGGAgttgatgatgacgatgatgagg agggagaggaggaagaggatgaggatggagaggaggaagactttgacgaggaggaggacgatgatgatgaggtggaaggagaggaagatgatgatgatgtcagtgGAGAAGATGAG GAAGAAGGCGTTGTACGGGTTGGACGGGTTGGAGGGGTAGGAGGGgtagatgatgatgacgatgatgatgacgacgacgatgatgacgatgacgacGACGAAG ATGAGGATGAGGTTGGCAAAGGCGagaagagaaagcgagaggcagatgacgaagatgatgatgacgacgacgatgaggatgatgattAA